A genomic segment from Desulfobulbaceae bacterium encodes:
- a CDS encoding transposase, whose amino-acid sequence MTHRKIKGGKKNFSIYTAEEFIASITQHIPNKNFQLVKYYGWYSNRMRGNRLKAETAEAKDQQEADKITILDVSNYKPRRIPSPTWRECIKKIWEVDPLECPKCHGEMKIISFITEKPVIRKILEHLGLWKETKRGPPNKASPPAETIAEIKEREYEPFDDGWPVYEEPFITI is encoded by the coding sequence ATGACCCACCGCAAGATCAAAGGCGGCAAGAAGAATTTTTCCATATACACCGCTGAAGAGTTTATTGCCTCTATCACCCAGCATATCCCGAATAAGAACTTTCAGCTGGTGAAGTATTATGGCTGGTATTCAAACCGGATGCGCGGGAATAGGTTAAAAGCTGAGACGGCGGAAGCTAAAGATCAGCAGGAAGCCGATAAAATAACGATTCTCGATGTCTCCAACTATAAACCCAGGCGGATTCCTTCACCGACTTGGCGTGAATGCATCAAGAAAATATGGGAGGTTGATCCCCTGGAGTGTCCCAAGTGCCATGGGGAGATGAAGATTATCAGTTTCATTACCGAGAAACCGGTCATTCGAAAGATTCTTGAGCACCTGGGTCTATGGAAAGAGACGAAACGAGGCCCTCCAAACAAGGCGAGCCCGCCTGCAGAAACAATTGCGGAAATCAAAGAGCGTGAATACGAACCATTCGATGACGGC